In the genome of Juglans microcarpa x Juglans regia isolate MS1-56 chromosome 6S, Jm3101_v1.0, whole genome shotgun sequence, the window TGCTCCTGATATTATAATGGTCAAACTTATGATTATCATAATGCGCTGCCTTCATCTCGGAGGGCCTTGGCTCTGACCCCACTGCTTCATAAACCGTTTCTCCACTTTTATCTCGTTGTCGATGCCTTGTTCGTTCTTTCTGGCTCTTAGACTTGCTATAAGGAGGAACCTCACCCGGTCCATAGAATTCTGCATACTCTTGTCGTTTTGAAGACCGGTGCTTACTTGACAATGAGGGATCCTTAAAACTGTTTGATTTGATCTTTGGGGGCTTCATTTCGGAGTATTTGTCACTTCTATTAGGAGTATGGGCCTGCCGATTTTCAGAAAGAGGAGCAGGAGTGGTCTGCCTCTGAACCAATGTGGGTTCAACTTCATCTTCAGGCATCCGGAGAGAGTCTTTAAAGGGAGTAAGGCCATTTCTAGGGCCATCTGGTCTGAAACGAGAGGGTATAAAGTAAAGGGGTATACTGGCCAATGCTTCGACTGCAAGCTTGGACAGATCAAGGATGAGCCGTCCAAAAGATGGCCATCCAGGTTCTTCTTTTATGCTCTCCACAATGGGAGTGGGTTTTCCTTTGTTTGAATGATCCTTAAATTCACTGTCTGAAGGTTGCTGCAGCATCAGAAATACATTAGGTTAAGCCAACGAGCAAGTAGGCATAAGTGAGTATCTAATTTTtaacggaaaaaaaaatgatcttggAGCTTCCAAGACCAACACAGAAAAAATCAAGACTGTTAAGACAACAGAAATAGAATTGAAGTGAAGAATCTTAAGTGGTCTTTGTTAATCTACTTGCACACAAAAGAGAGAATCGGAGAGCCATTGTAAATCAAAActaataaacttataaaatagtCATCTTGCAATGTCTTGGTAGGAAGTTCGcttaaaactattttttgacAAGCACCTTAAATTTTAAGAGAGAGTTCTCTTTATATTATTGAGGAATTCAATGATATGTTTTTATTAGTCTGAAGgcataaaaaattgattgtaagaGATTTACCATCCTCGACAAGAAAGAAGATCCAAAACCTTGCTGAAGCATACATGTAGCATATCCTACCAAGACAGCTCCAACAACCATAAGCACATCTGCCCAAGATCCGAAATAACTTAGTCACTATGTGGCAATGCAACCAAAGCCTCAAttatgatgaagaagaaatgtGTACAATATTTAATCAAAATACGTTGTATCCCTTGAAGAAACACAATGAGGGGCTTGCATCTTGACCAAACATAGAAAGCAGAACGTAGGACAGTGTGATATTACAATTTACGTCGATGATTCTAAATAAGCCCCTTATTTGTACTTGTACATGCATCTAGTTGAGTCGTACAGAGTTCAAATATTGGTTCATGTTCAGAAGTCCAATTTAAATCCAGGTACAAAATACCTTTTGCGCTTTTTAAAGACGGTtatttacttaccaaaaaaattattcagcAACAAAATACATTGAGATTAACCAAGTTTTTGAATTTAACAGTGTGAACATGTCACTTGTGGTTTTATTCCTGAAGCCACCAGGTGAAAACAGTTACAACCAGCATGAAAGAAGGGCTTCCTACAGCTGAGTTAGCAGTAAGCACACCAACCACATGATGCCCCCAGGATAAAATGCACGATTAGGGATCCAAACCTGTAGCAGAAATTGAACTGTACTGATAATCACAATCTTCCTGATTGAGAGAGATCTGCCGAAGAGCGGCATTTCCTCTATCAATGACTAACAAGGAGCAGGTAGGCCGAACATATACCACATCAAAATCATTTGAGAATTTGGCATCCTCGCTTGGGCCATCTCTGTACCCTGCAACATTTGATTTCCCTCCAGCAATGGTTGTCACACCTACAAAGAATTTTCAACCTCAGCAATCGCTTTCTAATATAGCACCCACTATTCCTCAAGAATAATTTGTGATCAACGTTTTCAGCTTTAGAAAGGATAAAAATATCCCAATAcaataaaaaacttaatattCTTTTCCACTATA includes:
- the LOC121236760 gene encoding uncharacterized protein LOC121236760 isoform X1 gives rise to the protein MRNSHLFLVFIALVVSCTLQFQAHAAPAGNHGLTTLSLSNNFGLYGSVCFVGPLIKHLSSILKWTRASSKIPQSDGNALQFENGYLVETVVEGNDIGVVPYRIRVSEDGELFAVDEVNSNIVRITPPLSQYSRGRLVAGSFQGHTGHVDGKPSDARFNHPKGITMDDKGNVYVADTLNLAIRKIGDAGVTTIAGGKSNVAGYRDGPSEDAKFSNDFDVVYVRPTCSLLVIDRGNAALRQISLNQEDCDYQYSSISATDVLMVVGAVLVGYATCMLQQGFGSSFLSRMQPSDSEFKDHSNKGKPTPIVESIKEEPGWPSFGRLILDLSKLAVEALASIPLYFIPSRFRPDGPRNGLTPFKDSLRMPEDEVEPTLVQRQTTPAPLSENRQAHTPNRSDKYSEMKPPKIKSNSFKDPSLSSKHRSSKRQEYAEFYGPGEVPPYSKSKSQKERTRHRQRDKSGETVYEAVGSEPRPSEMKAAHYDNHKFDHYNIRSKYGSDDSFRY
- the LOC121236760 gene encoding uncharacterized protein LOC121236760 isoform X2 gives rise to the protein MRNSHLFLVFIALVVSCTLQFQAHAAPAGPLIKHLSSILKWTRASSKIPQSDGNALQFENGYLVETVVEGNDIGVVPYRIRVSEDGELFAVDEVNSNIVRITPPLSQYSRGRLVAGSFQGHTGHVDGKPSDARFNHPKGITMDDKGNVYVADTLNLAIRKIGDAGVTTIAGGKSNVAGYRDGPSEDAKFSNDFDVVYVRPTCSLLVIDRGNAALRQISLNQEDCDYQYSSISATDVLMVVGAVLVGYATCMLQQGFGSSFLSRMQPSDSEFKDHSNKGKPTPIVESIKEEPGWPSFGRLILDLSKLAVEALASIPLYFIPSRFRPDGPRNGLTPFKDSLRMPEDEVEPTLVQRQTTPAPLSENRQAHTPNRSDKYSEMKPPKIKSNSFKDPSLSSKHRSSKRQEYAEFYGPGEVPPYSKSKSQKERTRHRQRDKSGETVYEAVGSEPRPSEMKAAHYDNHKFDHYNIRSKYGSDDSFRY